In Drosophila yakuba strain Tai18E2 chromosome 2R, Prin_Dyak_Tai18E2_2.1, whole genome shotgun sequence, a single genomic region encodes these proteins:
- the LOC120320441 gene encoding putative fatty acyl-CoA reductase CG5065: MNGPTGVLIGAGKGVIRSMICNGELKSEVIPVDIAINGLILLPYHNSLAEKRPLQIPVYNLTVDDAKKRTWKWIMDVGRDLGIKYPFEVGLWYPDGNMTSSKFYHTICTILFMWLPAYLIDFLLLIFGQRRFMIRVQTKIAVGLEVLQFFTTRSWDFKSTHFDQIYKELGSTDRRM, from the exons ATGAACGGACCCACGGGTGTCCTTATTGGCGCCGGAAAAGGAGTTATCCGTTCCATGATCTGCAACGGGGAGCTAAAATCGGAAGTTATCCCTGTGGACATCGCCATTAACGGCCTGATCTTGTTACCATACCACAACAGTCTGGCGGAAAAGAG ACCTCTTCAGATTCCAGTCTACAACTTGACCGTGGACGATGCCAAAAAGCGCACATGGAAGTGGATAATGGACGTGGGGCGCGACTTGGGCATAAAGTACCCCTTCGAGGTTGGACTCTGGTATCCCGACGGCAACATGACGTCCAGCAAGTTCTACCACACCATCTGCACCATTCTGTTTATGTGGCTGCCAGCCTACCTTATCGACTTTCTACTGCTGATCTTCGGACAACGTCGCTT CATGATCCGGGTTCAAACCAAAATCGCTGTGGGTCTGGAGGTGTTGCAGTTCTTTACCACGCGCAGCTGGGACTTCAAATCCACACACTTTGATCAGATCTACAAAGAACTAGGATCTACCGATCGAAGGATGTAA